In the Pseudanabaena sp. PCC 7367 genome, one interval contains:
- a CDS encoding DsbA family protein: protein MFANNLKQLFTNPAKFLGQRSLRSPRRAGLIAMALLIGALTLSSCGNSPESIASAPPATDAELEQQVLEIIRQNPDVILEAVQIADRQRREQQEVAQREKLEQIKNDPEAAIGKAPVIGAENAEVIIIEFSDFQCPFCSRTQPTLKALLAKYPDDVSLAYKHLPLARIHDQAIPAAKASWAAQQQGKFWEYHDALFENQANLSEEYYLALATELELDLDQFNSDRNSEAAETAINTDLAMAEELGATGTPFFVVNGVPVFGALDLADFEQLIAEVRADN, encoded by the coding sequence ATGTTTGCAAATAATTTAAAACAACTTTTTACCAATCCAGCAAAATTCTTGGGGCAACGATCGCTACGATCGCCTAGACGGGCTGGCCTGATCGCTATGGCCTTACTAATTGGGGCACTCACGCTTTCTAGTTGTGGCAACTCCCCTGAGTCGATCGCTTCTGCCCCCCCTGCTACTGATGCCGAGCTAGAGCAACAAGTCTTAGAAATTATTCGCCAGAATCCTGATGTAATCCTGGAAGCGGTACAAATTGCCGATCGGCAGAGACGCGAGCAACAAGAGGTGGCACAGCGGGAAAAACTTGAACAAATTAAAAATGACCCCGAAGCCGCGATCGGCAAGGCTCCGGTAATCGGCGCAGAGAATGCCGAAGTTATTATTATTGAGTTTTCAGATTTTCAATGTCCATTCTGTAGCCGCACCCAGCCAACCCTGAAGGCATTGCTCGCAAAATATCCCGACGATGTTAGCCTTGCCTATAAGCATTTGCCCCTGGCCAGAATCCATGATCAGGCAATCCCCGCCGCCAAAGCATCCTGGGCAGCCCAACAACAGGGTAAGTTCTGGGAATATCACGATGCCCTGTTTGAAAATCAGGCAAATTTAAGCGAAGAGTATTATCTGGCGCTGGCAACCGAGTTAGAGCTAGATCTCGATCAGTTTAATAGCGATCGTAATAGTGAGGCAGCAGAAACTGCGATCAACACAGATTTGGCAATGGCTGAGGAATTAGGTGCAACTGGCACGCCATTTTTTGTGGTGAACGGTGTGCCTGTGTTTGGTGCATTGGATCTGGCTGATTTCGAGCAATTGATCGCCGAAGTTAGAGCCGATAACTAA